The Triticum aestivum cultivar Chinese Spring chromosome 7B, IWGSC CS RefSeq v2.1, whole genome shotgun sequence genome window below encodes:
- the LOC123157221 gene encoding O-fucosyltransferase 7 isoform X1 produces the protein MALRRKGRSAGRRAALRWWLLSLLGTGAAVTAAAALLAVALHVSASASAGSPYRLAKQPREAEELHWEQEFAPPQLASPHSRKLDGAAEDAPEKRLWLPAPSRRFVPCVSPSLEYRRPEASRGYLLVHTNGGLNQMRAGISDMVAVARILKATLIIPELDKKSFWLDKSNFSDVFDEEHFIRYLANDVKVEKKLPKELVKAPKSVRYFKSWSGVDYYQNEISPLWEHRQVIRAAKSDSRLANNFLPPDIQKLRCRTFFQALRFAPPIEALGNLLVERMKSFGPYIALHLRYEKDMLAFSGCTYGLSETESEELAMIRGNTTYWKVKDIDPLGQRSHGHCPLTPKEVGMFLSALGYPSSTPVYIAAGEIYGGESHMVDLQSRFPILMNKEKLASAEELRPFSQYASQMAALDYIVSVESDVFIPSFSGNMARAVAGHRRFHGHRKTISPDRKALVHLFDKVDSGLLDEGKKVSQRIIEMHQKRQGSPRKRKGPVSGTRGSDRFRSEEAFYENPLPDCLCQSNDDSIVSI, from the exons ATGGCGCTGCGGCGCAAGGGGAGgtcggcggggcggcgggcggcgctgagGTGGTGGCTGCTCTCCCTCCTCGGGACCggcgccgccgtcaccgccgcggCCGCGCTGCTCGCCGTCGCGCTCCACGTCTCCGCGTCCGCCTCCGCCGGCTCGCCCTACCGCCTGGCCAAG CAGCCGCGGGAGGCCGAGGAGCTGCACTGGGAGCAGGAGTTCGCGCCGCCGCAGCTCGCCTCGCCGCACTCGCGGAAG CTGGACGGCGCGGCCGAAGACGCGCCGGAGAAGAGGCTGTGGCTGCCGGCCCCGTCGCGCCGGTTCGTGCCTTGCGTCTCGCCGTCGCTCGAGTACAGAC GTCCGGAGGCATCGAGGGGGTACCTGCTCGTACACACCAATGGCGGACTCAACCAGATGCGCGCCGGG ATCAGTGATATGGTAGCAGTTGCACGTATACTCAAGGCTACACTGATAATCCCAGAACTTGATAAGAAATCGTTTTGGCTCGACAAAAG CAACTTTTCAGATGTCTTCGATGAAGAACACTTTATACGTTATTTGGCAAACGATGTGAAAGTTGAGAAAAAGTTGCCAAAGGAATTGGTGAAAGCACCAAAATCTGTTAGGTACTTCAAGAGTTGGTCTGGAGTAGATTATTATCAGAATGAGATTTCTCCACTATGGGAGCACCGTCAG GTTATTCGAGCTGCTAAATCAGATTCTCGCCTTGCAAACAACTTCCTTCCGCCTGATATTCAAAAGCTTCGCTGCCGGACCTTTTTCCAGGCACTTAGATTTGCTCCCCCAATCGAAGCTTTAGGCAAT CTATTGGTGGAGAGGATGAAATCATTTGGACCATATATTGCTTTGCATTTACGCTATGAGAAGGATATGCTTGCTTTTAGTGGGTGTACGTATGGTCTGTCAGAGACCGAATCAGAGGAGCTTGCAATGATCAG AGGAAACACAACATACTGGAAGGTGAAAGACATTGATCCATTAGGACAAAGATCACATGGTCATTGTCCCCTGACACCAAAGGAGGTTGGAATGTTTCTTTCTGCCCTAGGATATCCATCAAGCACCCCAGTTTACATAGCTGCAGGGGAGATATATGGAGGTGAATCCCATATGGTCGATTTGCAATCCCGATTCCCAATTCTGATGAACAAG GAGAAACTGGCCTCTGCTGAAGAACTGCGACCGTTCAGCCAATACGCTTCTCAAATGGCAGCTTTGGATTACATCGTTTCAGTGGAAAGTGATGTCTTTATTCCATCATTTTCTGGGAACATGGCACGGGCTGTTGCCGGTCATCGGCGTTTTCATGGCCACAGGAAAACAATCAGTCCTGACAG GAAAGCATTAGTTCATTTGTTTGACAAAGTTGACAGTGGATTACTCGATGAAGGCAAAAAGGTATCGCAAAGGATAATAGAAATGCACCAGAAGAG ACAAGGTTCTCCTCGGAAACGGAAAGGTCCCGTGTCAGGCACAAGGGGCAGCGATAGGTTTCGCTCAGAGGAGGCATTTTATGAGAACCCTCTTCCTGATTGCCTGTGTCAATCGAATGACGATTCTATTGTCAGCATATAA
- the LOC123157221 gene encoding O-fucosyltransferase 7 isoform X2, giving the protein MALRRKGRSAGRRAALRWWLLSLLGTGAAVTAAAALLAVALHVSASASAGSPYRLAKPREAEELHWEQEFAPPQLASPHSRKLDGAAEDAPEKRLWLPAPSRRFVPCVSPSLEYRRPEASRGYLLVHTNGGLNQMRAGISDMVAVARILKATLIIPELDKKSFWLDKSNFSDVFDEEHFIRYLANDVKVEKKLPKELVKAPKSVRYFKSWSGVDYYQNEISPLWEHRQVIRAAKSDSRLANNFLPPDIQKLRCRTFFQALRFAPPIEALGNLLVERMKSFGPYIALHLRYEKDMLAFSGCTYGLSETESEELAMIRGNTTYWKVKDIDPLGQRSHGHCPLTPKEVGMFLSALGYPSSTPVYIAAGEIYGGESHMVDLQSRFPILMNKEKLASAEELRPFSQYASQMAALDYIVSVESDVFIPSFSGNMARAVAGHRRFHGHRKTISPDRKALVHLFDKVDSGLLDEGKKVSQRIIEMHQKRQGSPRKRKGPVSGTRGSDRFRSEEAFYENPLPDCLCQSNDDSIVSI; this is encoded by the exons ATGGCGCTGCGGCGCAAGGGGAGgtcggcggggcggcgggcggcgctgagGTGGTGGCTGCTCTCCCTCCTCGGGACCggcgccgccgtcaccgccgcggCCGCGCTGCTCGCCGTCGCGCTCCACGTCTCCGCGTCCGCCTCCGCCGGCTCGCCCTACCGCCTGGCCAAG CCGCGGGAGGCCGAGGAGCTGCACTGGGAGCAGGAGTTCGCGCCGCCGCAGCTCGCCTCGCCGCACTCGCGGAAG CTGGACGGCGCGGCCGAAGACGCGCCGGAGAAGAGGCTGTGGCTGCCGGCCCCGTCGCGCCGGTTCGTGCCTTGCGTCTCGCCGTCGCTCGAGTACAGAC GTCCGGAGGCATCGAGGGGGTACCTGCTCGTACACACCAATGGCGGACTCAACCAGATGCGCGCCGGG ATCAGTGATATGGTAGCAGTTGCACGTATACTCAAGGCTACACTGATAATCCCAGAACTTGATAAGAAATCGTTTTGGCTCGACAAAAG CAACTTTTCAGATGTCTTCGATGAAGAACACTTTATACGTTATTTGGCAAACGATGTGAAAGTTGAGAAAAAGTTGCCAAAGGAATTGGTGAAAGCACCAAAATCTGTTAGGTACTTCAAGAGTTGGTCTGGAGTAGATTATTATCAGAATGAGATTTCTCCACTATGGGAGCACCGTCAG GTTATTCGAGCTGCTAAATCAGATTCTCGCCTTGCAAACAACTTCCTTCCGCCTGATATTCAAAAGCTTCGCTGCCGGACCTTTTTCCAGGCACTTAGATTTGCTCCCCCAATCGAAGCTTTAGGCAAT CTATTGGTGGAGAGGATGAAATCATTTGGACCATATATTGCTTTGCATTTACGCTATGAGAAGGATATGCTTGCTTTTAGTGGGTGTACGTATGGTCTGTCAGAGACCGAATCAGAGGAGCTTGCAATGATCAG AGGAAACACAACATACTGGAAGGTGAAAGACATTGATCCATTAGGACAAAGATCACATGGTCATTGTCCCCTGACACCAAAGGAGGTTGGAATGTTTCTTTCTGCCCTAGGATATCCATCAAGCACCCCAGTTTACATAGCTGCAGGGGAGATATATGGAGGTGAATCCCATATGGTCGATTTGCAATCCCGATTCCCAATTCTGATGAACAAG GAGAAACTGGCCTCTGCTGAAGAACTGCGACCGTTCAGCCAATACGCTTCTCAAATGGCAGCTTTGGATTACATCGTTTCAGTGGAAAGTGATGTCTTTATTCCATCATTTTCTGGGAACATGGCACGGGCTGTTGCCGGTCATCGGCGTTTTCATGGCCACAGGAAAACAATCAGTCCTGACAG GAAAGCATTAGTTCATTTGTTTGACAAAGTTGACAGTGGATTACTCGATGAAGGCAAAAAGGTATCGCAAAGGATAATAGAAATGCACCAGAAGAG ACAAGGTTCTCCTCGGAAACGGAAAGGTCCCGTGTCAGGCACAAGGGGCAGCGATAGGTTTCGCTCAGAGGAGGCATTTTATGAGAACCCTCTTCCTGATTGCCTGTGTCAATCGAATGACGATTCTATTGTCAGCATATAA
- the LOC123157222 gene encoding 26.2 kDa heat shock protein, mitochondrial: MASAVASKGAALPSFPKKLLAEPSASGAPVAFYAPRPAAVSPARGPNSTQGKEPRWYDDDSSDSEDEDADAGYRRPARARDFVVPSFPSQDVLDPVGIPACVDRLYALMEDGAAPPGLSSAAGAPRRGWWVEKDDDDAVYLTVPMLGLGK; the protein is encoded by the exons GCTGCCCAGCTTCCCCAAGAAGCTGCTCGCCGAGCCGTCCGCGTCCGGTGCGCCCGTGGCCTTCTACGCGCCTCGCCCCGCCGCGGTCAGCCCCGCCCGCGGCCCGAACAGCACCCAGGGCAAGGAGCCCCGCTGGTACGACGACGACTCCAGCGACAGCGAGGACGAGGACGCCGACGCCGGCTACCGCCGCCCCGCCCGCGCCCGCGACTTCGTCGTCCCCAGCTTCCCCTCGCAGG ATGTGCTCGACCCGGTAGGCATCCCGGCATGCGTGGACCGTCTGTACGCTCTGATGGAGGACGGTGCCGCCCCGCCCGGCCTCTCCTCCGCGGCAGGGGCGCCGCGGCGGGGGTGGTGGGTGGAgaaggacgacgacgacgcggtGTACCTGACGGTGCCGATGCTGGGGCTCGGGAAGTAG